The Chthoniobacterales bacterium DNA window TTCGGCACCGCGGCATATTTATCGGACGCGGCCCGGTAACCGACGGTGCAGGTGACGACCGAGCGGAGTCCCATGGTATTGAGGCCGAGGATCTCGTCGTATTTCGCGGGATCGAAACCTTCCATCGGGCAAGTGTCGATGCCAAGGAGCGCGGCGGAAGTCATCAAATTTCCCAGCGCGATGTAGGCCTGGCGCGTGATCCAATCCTTCACAGTGAGTCCAAACGGCGGGTCGGCGATGAAGTTCAAGATCACGTTTCTGTAGCCTGCGAGAGATTCCACTGGAACTCCTCTGGCGGCGGCGGTGTGCTCGATAAACGTATGCACATGGGCGTCTTCGAGTTCCGTCTTCACAGCAAAAACGACGACGTGTGAGGCATCAGCAAGCTGGCGCTGACCCCACGAAACGGGCACGAGCGAGTCCTTCACCGCCTGGTCGGTGATGATGATAAATTTCCACGGCTGCAAACCGAACGACGAGGGCGTGAGGATGAGCGATTGCTCCAGCGCGGCCCAGTCCGCGTCGCGGACTTTGCGGGTGGAGTCGAAGTTTTTCGTGGCGTAACGCCAGTTGAGAGACGCGAGAAGAGTGTCGGCGGTGATGGTTTGCATGGTTGATGATACGAATGAAACTGGGATCACAGTTTCTGCTGTTCGGCAAAAACTTCGCCGATTACGTCCTCAATGGGCACTTCGCCGACGCCGAAATCGGAGATCGGCAGACGTTCCAAGAGTTGGCGGCAAACGAGCGTCACTTGATCCTTCGGCACGCGCAGGCTGGCCGTGCCGGGCGCACCCTCGATGACGGTGCCGTAGGCGGAAAGGTCGTGCTTCGCGCCGTCGGAGAAGGTGAGCGTAAGGATTTTGTAACTCGCAAACCGGTCCACGATGGACTCCAGCGGGCCGTCGAAAAACAATTTCCCGTGGTCGATGATTAGCACGCGGCTGCAAAGTTCCTCGATGTCCTGCATGTAATGGCTGGTCAGGATCGTGGTGATTTTTCGATCACGATTGTAATAGCGGAGAAACTCACGCACTTTTTTCTGGCTGATGACGTCGAGGCCGATGGTCGGTTCATCGAGAAACAAAATGCGCGGCTGATGGAGCAGGGCGGCGATGAGTTCCATTTTCATGCGTTCGCCGAGACTGAGTTCGCGCACCATGATGTTCAGCTTGTCCTTCACATCGAGCAGCTCAGTGAGTTCGTCCACCGTGCGTTGAAACTGGGCCGTCTCAATGCCGTAGATTGCGCGATTGAGTTCCAGCGATTCGCGCGCCGGCAAATCCCACCAGAGGGCGTTTTTTTGCCCGAGGAGCAGCGCAAACTGCCGCTTCAACGCATCCTGCCGCAGCCACGGCGTAAACCCGAGCACGGTGGCCGTGCCGCTGCTCGGATGGAGCAGGCCGGCAAGCATTTTCAGCACTGTCGTTTTCCCCGCGCCATTGGGCCCGAGAAATCCGACAAACTCGCCTTCCTCAATCGAAAACGACACATCGCGCGCGGCGTAAAGTTCCTCGTATTCGCGGTGAAAAAGCCCCTGCACCGCACCCTTCAGACCGGGGACTTTCTTGTAAGTGCGATAGGCTTTGGTGAGGCCCGTGGCCTGGATGGCAGACATGTCGCCACTAGATAAACGACATCGCGGCGTCCGACAACCCGCTTCCCGAGAAAGCATTTCGCTGCGCGGCACGCACGTTGCTCTTTACGGATGGGGAATTTCGGTGACTGTGTCGGCACCGGCGTTCCCCAAACAAATTGTGAGACCTAAAATAGACGAACTCGTGGCCCAGCTCGGGCAAATCATTGTCGGCAAGGAGCAGCAGCTTCGCCTCGCCATCGCCTGCATTCTCGCCCGCGGCCATCTTCTCATCGAGGACGTTCCGGGCGTGGGAAAAACGACGCTCTCGCAGGCCATCGCGTTCTCCCTCGGGCTGGCCTTTCGCCGCATCCAGTTTACCAGCGATCTGCTGCCCGCCGACATCCTCGGCAACTCTATTTTCGACCGCGAAACGAATCGCTTCGTCTTCCATCGCGGCCCAATTTTTTCCAACCTAATCCTCATCGACGAGGTCAATCGTGCTACGCCGAAGACGCAGAGCGCACTCCTTGAGGCGATGGAGGAGAATCAAGTCTCACTCGACGGCCTGACCCATCCGCTGCCGAAGCCATTTTTCGTCATCGCCACGCAAAATCCCACGAATCAGATCGGCACATTTCCGCTGCCCGAGTCGCAGTTGGATCGCTTTATGATGCGCATCCATCTCGGCTTTCCCGACCGCGAGCGCGAGCGCGAAATGCTCCTCGGCGGCGACCGCCGGCTCATGACGAAACAACTCAAACCCGTCTTTCCCATCGAGACGTTGGTGGATCTCCAGGAGAAAGCCGCCGCCGTTCACGTCGCCCCGGCTTTGCTGGATTATTTGCTGAACATTTTCCAGGCCACCCGTGAGCGGCATCGAACTGGACTCAGCCCACGCGCCGGTCTCTCTATGCTCGCCGCCGCGCGCGCCTGGGCCTTTATTCAAGGCCGCGATCTCGTGCTACCCGAGGACGTGCAGGCGATTGCCATGTCCGTGATGGCGCATCGTCTGGGCGATGACTCGGGTGTGGTCGGCGAGCAGGGCCAGTCGCTCGCCCGTGAAATCCTCGAAACCGTTCCCGTGGATTAACGGAGATTTCCGCCATGCCGACGCGTCACTTGGTGAGCCTCTTCGCGGTCTTGATCGCCGTCGGGTACGCGGCCGTGAGTCAGGGAAACGGCCCGGCATATCTGCCGGCGTATGCGCTGATTTCGCTCTTACTCGTGTCTTGGCTGCACAACCGCGCGAACGTCCAGCAACTCGAGCTCACCACCCATCGCGAGGCCCATGGTTTCGCGGGCGCCGTCCTGCTCCTGCCTTTCAAGCTCGCCAACAAAAAGAAGCGCTTAAAGTTTGGCCTGCAACTCACCACGACGCTTGGTGGCAGCGCCAGCGTTGGCAAACTCGAAACCGAAATCGAGGGCGCGATCAGCGTTCCCAATCTACAGCGCGGGGTGCATCGGGTGAATCAATTGGAAGTCGCCAGTATTTTTCCGCTGGCCGTCTTTCGGGCAAGATCACGGCACCCAGTTTCCTGCACCTGCTATGTGTATCCCGAACCCATTGGAGAGCGGGAAATTCCCCTCGGCGGCGGAGTTGGCACTCCTGAGAAAAAGGGCGAACGAATCAGCGGCGACGATTTCGCCGGCGTCCGCAATTACCTCGTCGGCGAGTCGCAGCGGCACATCGATTGGAAAGCCGTCGCGCGCGGCCAGCCGATGATGATCAAGCAATTTGAATCCACTTCGCAGCAGGAAATCTGGCTGAGCAACAACAGCCTGCGCTCGCTCGATCTGGAGTCGCAGCTTTCCCAAATGGCGCGCTGGATCATGCAAAGTGAGCGGGCTGGTTTGCGCTACGGGTTGCAGTGGAATGGAACTCGCATCGCGCCCGGTCAGGGCAACACGCACTACCATCGCTGCCTGCGCGAGCTGGCCGCCGTGCCTTCGGTAAAATGAAGACAAAATCATTTTACCACCTGCCGCTCTCGTCATTGCAATGGCTGCTCACGGGCCTCTTTCTGGCTGCGCTGCCGCTCTGGTTTCAGCTTAAGTCGGCGATCATTTTCAGCTTTCTAGGATGTCTCGTTTGGCGCTTTATCTTGGAACGAAAAGGTCTGAAATGCCCCGGACTTTGGGTGCGTTGCGGCGTCGGCGTCATCGGAGTTCTGATGTTATACGGGCTCAACGGGACTTTGATTGGACTGGAGGCTGGCATGGGACTGCTGCTGTTTTTGATCGCGCTCAAAGTCCTCGAAATGCGCACCGAGCGCGAGTTCATGCTCCTCGGTTTTCTGGCGTTTTTCATCCTGCTCACCTCGCTCTTTTTCTCTCAGACACTGCTCGTCTGCGTCTATGTCTGCGCCGTTTTTATCGTGCTCACCGCGACCATCGTGCAATTCACCGGAGGTGCGGCGGAGGGATTTCGGCTGCGTTCGCTCCTGCGTTACACCGGGATGCTGGTCCTGCAAACGCTGCCGCTGGTCGTGCTCTTTTTCGTGTTTCTGCCGCGCATCAAAGGCGGGAGTTTGCTGCAAATCAACAAACCGAAGGGCGCCCAGTCTGGCATGTCCGAGCAGATCAACCCCGGCAGTTTCGCCGAGCTGGCGCAGAATGATGAAGTCGCCTTTCGCGTCGATTTTCCCGATGGCGTGATGCCGCCCTACAACGAGCTTTACTGGCGCGTGGCCGTCTTCACGGATTGCCACGGCCTGAGCTGGCGCGCCGACAAGCGCGAGCGGCAAAACATCATGGCCAAGCCCCGGCTCACCGGCCCCATCGTCACCCAGCGCATCAGTATGGAACCCCACAGCGGCTTCTGGGTTTACAGCCTGGATCGTCCGCTCGCTGGATCGGGGCCAGTTTCGATGGTCACGGGAAATGTTTTATCGCTGAATGTGCCGACGCAAGACCGCCTGAATATCCGGGTCATTTCGCAGTTGGGGAATGATCACACGCCGATGTCGGGCAAGGACCAGGAAGCGCTCACCCAAGTGCCGCCGGACATCGCCCCGCGCAGCCGGCAGATGGTGAATTCCTGGCTGCAAAAAACGCGGCAGCCGAAGGAACTGGCCGGTCTGGCGCTGGCCTTGTTTCGCAAGGAAAAATTTCGCTACACACTGTTGCCGGGAACTTACTCGCCGGATGGTTTGGATGAATTTCTCTTTGATCGGAAACTCGGTTTTTGCGAGCACTACGCGGCGGCCTTTGCGACTTTGATGCGAATGGCCGGGGTGCCCACGCGAATGGTTGCGGGCTACCACGGCGGCGAGCCCAATCCGTTTAGCAATTACCTCATTGTTCGCCAGGCCGACGCCCACGCCTGGGTCGAAATCTGGTCGGAAAACGACGGCTGGCAGCGCATCGATCCGGTGGACTCGATCAATCCATTGCGGGTCGATCCAGACACGCCGCTCGCCTCGCGTTTCCCCGTGGAAACCGCCAGCGGAAATGAAACCGGCACCGGTCGCAACAGCAGCAATCTCGTGCAAAGCCTCCTGCGCGGCGCACGTCTCGGCTGGGACACAGTCAACTTCCAATGGAATCTACACGTCGTGAGCTACGACCAGGAATCGCAGCGCGACTTCTACAAAGTCCTCGGCATTCGCAGCCTCTTCTCGTGGCGGCTGATTAGCATCCTACTCGGCGGCATGTTGGCCGTCCTCGGGGTGGTCTGGTTTCTCGTGCGGCAAAAGCCGGAAAAACCGGATCGCTCGCTCATCTTGTATCGTGAATTTTGCCGATTGCTGGCTCGTCATGGGCTGGCTCGTCATGGGCTGGCTCGTCATCCCAATGAAGGTCCGCTCGACTTCGCCGATCGAGTGCGGAATCACTTCCCCGAGCACTCCGAAAAACTGGCCGCCGTCTTCGATCTTTTCATCGGCTTGCGCTATGGCAGCGCCGACTCGCGCCCGCAGGAACGTCAGATTCAGCTTCTCCTCAAAGAACTCCGCCGCACCCTGCGCCGCACGAAAACACCCATTCGAGTCTGACTCGAATTTCTTCGGAAACCGGACTTGCGCCCGGCGGTTTTGGACACATCATTACCGCTCTTATGTCATCACCCGTCCGCGCTTTCATCGACCACCACTACCGCCACTTCAACGCCGCCTCGCTGAAAGACGCCGCGCAAGGTTACGAGGCGCATCTCGCCGGCGGTGGGAAAATGATGATCACCCTCGGCGGCGCGATGAGCACAGCCGAACTCGGCCTCTCGCTTGCGGAGATGATTCGCCAGGACAAAGTCCATCTCATTACCTGCACTGGCGCAAATCTGGAAGAGGACATTTTCAACCTCGTG harbors:
- a CDS encoding NAD(P)H-dependent oxidoreductase; protein product: MQTITADTLLASLNWRYATKNFDSTRKVRDADWAALEQSLILTPSSFGLQPWKFIIITDQAVKDSLVPVSWGQRQLADASHVVVFAVKTELEDAHVHTFIEHTAAARGVPVESLAGYRNVILNFIADPPFGLTVKDWITRQAYIALGNLMTSAALLGIDTCPMEGFDPAKYDEILGLNTMGLRSVVTCTVGYRAASDKYAAVPKVRFPASEVVLHI
- a CDS encoding ABC transporter ATP-binding protein; the encoded protein is MSAIQATGLTKAYRTYKKVPGLKGAVQGLFHREYEELYAARDVSFSIEEGEFVGFLGPNGAGKTTVLKMLAGLLHPSSGTATVLGFTPWLRQDALKRQFALLLGQKNALWWDLPARESLELNRAIYGIETAQFQRTVDELTELLDVKDKLNIMVRELSLGERMKMELIAALLHQPRILFLDEPTIGLDVISQKKVREFLRYYNRDRKITTILTSHYMQDIEELCSRVLIIDHGKLFFDGPLESIVDRFASYKILTLTFSDGAKHDLSAYGTVIEGAPGTASLRVPKDQVTLVCRQLLERLPISDFGVGEVPIEDVIGEVFAEQQKL
- a CDS encoding MoxR family ATPase, yielding MRPKIDELVAQLGQIIVGKEQQLRLAIACILARGHLLIEDVPGVGKTTLSQAIAFSLGLAFRRIQFTSDLLPADILGNSIFDRETNRFVFHRGPIFSNLILIDEVNRATPKTQSALLEAMEENQVSLDGLTHPLPKPFFVIATQNPTNQIGTFPLPESQLDRFMMRIHLGFPDREREREMLLGGDRRLMTKQLKPVFPIETLVDLQEKAAAVHVAPALLDYLLNIFQATRERHRTGLSPRAGLSMLAAARAWAFIQGRDLVLPEDVQAIAMSVMAHRLGDDSGVVGEQGQSLAREILETVPVD
- a CDS encoding DUF58 domain-containing protein, translated to MPTRHLVSLFAVLIAVGYAAVSQGNGPAYLPAYALISLLLVSWLHNRANVQQLELTTHREAHGFAGAVLLLPFKLANKKKRLKFGLQLTTTLGGSASVGKLETEIEGAISVPNLQRGVHRVNQLEVASIFPLAVFRARSRHPVSCTCYVYPEPIGEREIPLGGGVGTPEKKGERISGDDFAGVRNYLVGESQRHIDWKAVARGQPMMIKQFESTSQQEIWLSNNSLRSLDLESQLSQMARWIMQSERAGLRYGLQWNGTRIAPGQGNTHYHRCLRELAAVPSVK
- a CDS encoding DUF3488 and transglutaminase-like domain-containing protein, which gives rise to MKTKSFYHLPLSSLQWLLTGLFLAALPLWFQLKSAIIFSFLGCLVWRFILERKGLKCPGLWVRCGVGVIGVLMLYGLNGTLIGLEAGMGLLLFLIALKVLEMRTEREFMLLGFLAFFILLTSLFFSQTLLVCVYVCAVFIVLTATIVQFTGGAAEGFRLRSLLRYTGMLVLQTLPLVVLFFVFLPRIKGGSLLQINKPKGAQSGMSEQINPGSFAELAQNDEVAFRVDFPDGVMPPYNELYWRVAVFTDCHGLSWRADKRERQNIMAKPRLTGPIVTQRISMEPHSGFWVYSLDRPLAGSGPVSMVTGNVLSLNVPTQDRLNIRVISQLGNDHTPMSGKDQEALTQVPPDIAPRSRQMVNSWLQKTRQPKELAGLALALFRKEKFRYTLLPGTYSPDGLDEFLFDRKLGFCEHYAAAFATLMRMAGVPTRMVAGYHGGEPNPFSNYLIVRQADAHAWVEIWSENDGWQRIDPVDSINPLRVDPDTPLASRFPVETASGNETGTGRNSSNLVQSLLRGARLGWDTVNFQWNLHVVSYDQESQRDFYKVLGIRSLFSWRLISILLGGMLAVLGVVWFLVRQKPEKPDRSLILYREFCRLLARHGLARHGLARHPNEGPLDFADRVRNHFPEHSEKLAAVFDLFIGLRYGSADSRPQERQIQLLLKELRRTLRRTKTPIRV